Proteins co-encoded in one Puntigrus tetrazona isolate hp1 chromosome 20, ASM1883169v1, whole genome shotgun sequence genomic window:
- the tmem244 gene encoding transmembrane protein 244: protein MLLDYCCRCCGTTLIKRHGQLPINSKLHDTWAVLQNLLMCMVCFYSLYYIVVSLCIGILRVEEVDSLLAPFDYTTQPSWQSPKYLVSVISTEVTYVLGGLIFAWIVEEWVWDYAITVTLLHVALTGAVMADFPSTEHWWIALGSGLVMMIFGGQLLAYRLFRSNFVHPADLQNF, encoded by the exons ATGTTGTTGGACTACTGCTGCCGGTGCTGTGGGACCACGCTGATCAAACGCCATGGACAACTGCCCATCAACAGCAAGCTGCACGACACCTGG GCTGTTCTTCAGAACCTGTTGATGTGTATGGTGTGCTTCTATTCTCTCTACTACATTGTGGTCAGTCTCTGCATCGGTATTCTCAG ggtGGAAGAGGTGGACAGCTTATTAGCTCCTTTTGACTACACGACTCAACCGTCATGGCAAAGTCCCAAGTATTTGG tgagcgTGATCTCCACAGAGGTGACGTATGTTCTGGGTGGTCTGATATTCGCCTGGATCGTGGAGGAGTGGGTGTGGGACTACGCCATCACCGTCACACTGCTGCACGTGGCTCTGACCGGAGCAg TGATGGCTGATTTTCCCTCGACAGAGCACTGGTGGATTGCTCTCG GCTCTGGGTTAGTGATGATGATTTTTGGCGGGCAGCTCCTGGCTTACAGACTCTTCAGAAGTAACTTCGTGCATCCGGCAGATCTTCAGAACTTCTGA